In Miscanthus floridulus cultivar M001 chromosome 5, ASM1932011v1, whole genome shotgun sequence, one genomic interval encodes:
- the LOC136451445 gene encoding translation machinery-associated protein 22-like codes for MAAEKPAPVRVLYCGVCGLPAEYCEFGPDFERCKPWLRAHAPGVYPDDLVAASSSSGGVDKVGERLQGVAISDGSTSAAGNASASKPEEVKRLPGGKLKKKEKQEVVIEKIVRNKRKCVTVVKGLELFGVKLSDASKKLGKKFATGASVVKGPTEKEQIDVQGDISYDIVEFITDTWPDVPESAIFFIEDGRKVPAA; via the exons ATGGCGGCGGAGAAGCCGGCTCCGGTGCGGGTGCTCTACTGCGGCGTCTGCGGCCTCCCCGCCGAGTACTGCGAGTTCGGCCCGGACTTCGAGCGCTGCAAGCCCTGGCTGCGCGCGCACGCGCCCGGCGTCTACCCGGACGACCTCGTCGCCGCTTCCTCCTCATCCG GCGGCGTCGACAAGGTCGGGGAGCGCCTCCAGGGCGTCGCGATCTCCGACGGCTCCACTAGCGCCGCAG GGAATGCTTCTGCGTCTAAGCCCGAAGAGGTGAAGCGCCTGCCTGGTGGTAAGCTCAAGAAAAAG GAAAAGCAAGAGGTGGTCATTGAGAAGATTGTCCGCAACAAGCGCAAATGTGTTACTGTGGTGAAAGGACTTGAATTGTTTG GTGTAAAGCTGAGTGATGCTTCGAAGAAGCTTGGGAAGAAGTTTGCAACCGGAGCTTCTGTTGTGAAG GGCCCGACTGAGAAGGAGCAAATTGACGTGCAAGGGGACATATCATATGATATTGTGGAGTTCATTACAGATACATGGCCTGAT GTTCCTGAATCGGCCATTTTCTTCATTGAAGATGGAAGGAAGGTTCCCGCTGCTTGA